One segment of Paenibacillus sp. FSL R7-0337 DNA contains the following:
- a CDS encoding HesA/MoeB/ThiF family protein has product MEQLAGGLELERYTRQLKLLGEDGQKALKEATVMVAGIGGLGGTAALYLAAAGVGRLILAHEGVIVAPDLNRQILMDSEHLGQERMSTAIARLKQLNPHVEIEGYNSRIEYPAAWPWVEAADIVIDARYDFPERYALNRLCVDTNTPMVEAAMYGFEISLTTVIPGLTPCLECLYPELPPQWEPLGFPVLGATSGIAGCLAALEAVKWITGVGTTYAGVMHRFSSLDFACYSVRIARNPNCACCGEGGKP; this is encoded by the coding sequence ATGGAGCAGCTTGCCGGAGGTTTGGAGCTGGAACGGTACACCCGGCAGCTGAAGCTGCTCGGAGAAGACGGGCAGAAGGCGCTGAAGGAAGCGACAGTTATGGTGGCCGGAATCGGCGGGCTTGGCGGAACGGCTGCCCTCTATTTGGCGGCGGCTGGCGTGGGCCGGCTTATTCTGGCTCATGAGGGGGTGATTGTGGCCCCGGATCTGAACCGGCAGATTCTGATGGACAGTGAGCATCTGGGCCAGGAGCGGATGAGTACGGCGATTGCCCGGCTGAAGCAGCTGAATCCGCATGTTGAGATTGAAGGCTATAATTCCAGAATTGAATATCCTGCGGCATGGCCTTGGGTAGAAGCAGCCGATATTGTCATCGATGCCCGCTACGACTTCCCGGAGCGTTATGCGCTGAACCGGCTGTGTGTGGATACGAATACACCGATGGTGGAGGCAGCCATGTATGGCTTTGAAATATCGCTCACTACAGTGATTCCCGGACTTACGCCTTGCCTCGAATGCCTGTATCCGGAGTTGCCGCCGCAGTGGGAGCCGCTCGGCTTCCCGGTGCTGGGCGCCACCTCCGGGATTGCCGGTTGTCTGGCAGCGCTGGAGGCCGTAAAATGGATTACAGGGGTAGGGACAACTTACGCGGGCGTAATGCATCGCTTCAGCTCACTCGACTTCGCCTGTTATAGCGTCCGTATTGCCCGTAATCCGAATTGCGCTTGCTGCGGAGAGGGAGGTAAACCGTGA
- a CDS encoding DUF269 domain-containing protein, whose protein sequence is MEPMANESAALQGMVIPGAAAARQRSPRVRKELNPETADALIRRLCHLLDAGDFFGRNSSLPPLEKIAKLFLASAGDKDQSEFNCAVSPKVRQQVPLLFQAMAGVMEERCGLMIQSTAEINGEGFGRGLLYSGRVIVVLKSLRAGFPFPFTSAEKTISYGVECIEEGMAFLEKYTEMTSVHGLLSLEG, encoded by the coding sequence ATGGAACCCATGGCTAATGAGAGTGCGGCGCTGCAGGGTATGGTGATTCCGGGAGCTGCGGCGGCAAGGCAGCGCAGTCCCAGAGTACGCAAGGAGCTGAACCCGGAGACCGCAGATGCCCTGATCCGGCGTCTGTGTCATCTGCTGGATGCCGGAGACTTTTTCGGACGTAACAGCAGCCTTCCTCCGCTGGAGAAGATCGCGAAGCTGTTCCTGGCATCGGCCGGGGATAAGGATCAATCGGAATTCAATTGTGCGGTGTCGCCCAAGGTCCGCCAGCAGGTGCCACTGCTGTTCCAGGCCATGGCAGGCGTTATGGAGGAGAGATGCGGCCTTATGATTCAGAGTACAGCAGAGATTAACGGTGAGGGCTTCGGCCGGGGGCTGCTCTACAGCGGCAGAGTCATTGTGGTGCTTAAGAGCCTGAGGGCCGGCTTTCCCTTCCCGTTCACTTCGGCTGAGAAGACGATTTCGTACGGGGTGGAGTGTATTGAAGAAGGAATGGCTTTTCTGGAGAAATATACGGAGATGACTTCAGTGCACGGCCTGCTTAGCCTGGAGGGCTAG
- the nifX gene encoding nitrogen fixation protein NifX, whose translation MKVAFATDDGSRVNAHFGQSPMFAVYNVTKAGAELVELRRLSAVPNQDEAGKIESRLDSVGDCTLIFIMQIGASAAARVTRRKIMPVKVPLGSPIEEQLKRLVEMLQGKPPMWLAKVLRAEEAEENEGGEADGTHG comes from the coding sequence GTGAAAGTAGCGTTCGCCACAGATGATGGAAGCCGTGTGAATGCGCATTTCGGACAGAGTCCGATGTTCGCTGTATATAATGTAACGAAAGCCGGGGCCGAGCTGGTGGAACTGCGCAGACTGTCTGCCGTACCGAACCAGGATGAAGCTGGCAAAATCGAAAGCCGCCTGGATTCTGTAGGCGACTGTACTCTGATCTTCATCATGCAGATCGGCGCATCGGCCGCTGCACGGGTAACTCGCCGGAAGATTATGCCGGTGAAGGTTCCGCTGGGCAGCCCTATCGAGGAGCAGCTGAAGCGGCTGGTCGAGATGCTTCAGGGCAAGCCGCCGATGTGGCTGGCCAAGGTACTGCGGGCAGAGGAAGCGGAAGAGAATGAAGGAGGAGAAGCGGATGGAACCCATGGCTAA
- the nifN gene encoding nitrogenase iron-molybdenum cofactor biosynthesis protein NifN — MTVNRRKKPASVNPMKIGQSLGAVLALQGCYRAMPLIHGSQGCSAFPKALLTRHFREPIAVQTSALQEMDVIFDANRNLEEALNLVLSKHRPDIIGIIGTELTDVAGVDYQNMLKTYKRERNMRGGLAFSVVLPDFRGSLESGFSSTVESMIDEMIQQVGHRGQRSVNTRQITLLPGSFLTPADVMELKEIISSFGFEVIVLPDISTSLSGHLLTGFSPLTRGGVPLDSMLQSLQSGLTIAVGGSMERPARRLHNAIGTPYKVFEGAMGLKATDELLHFLHQISGEPVPLRYCWQRENLLDSMLDAHFQFAGMSVVAALEPDHLHSVSGWLEELGVEQRALITSFETPLIAGMEREVWVGDLDDAEVLGKGADLWISNSHGIAGAQRTGAAFMPAGFPVWNELGAYMSVSAGYRGAMEWSNKAGNLLMQREAGSRESSVRHR, encoded by the coding sequence ATGACCGTTAACCGGAGAAAAAAGCCCGCATCGGTTAACCCGATGAAGATCGGGCAGTCGCTGGGTGCCGTACTGGCCTTGCAGGGCTGCTACCGGGCCATGCCGCTGATTCACGGCTCCCAGGGCTGCTCCGCTTTTCCGAAGGCGCTCCTGACCCGTCATTTCCGGGAACCGATTGCTGTGCAGACCTCGGCGCTGCAGGAGATGGATGTCATCTTCGATGCCAACCGCAATCTGGAGGAGGCGCTGAATCTGGTGCTGAGCAAGCACCGCCCGGATATTATCGGCATCATTGGGACGGAATTGACGGATGTAGCCGGTGTGGATTATCAGAACATGCTTAAGACGTATAAAAGAGAGCGGAATATGCGCGGAGGTCTCGCCTTCTCCGTGGTGCTGCCTGATTTTCGCGGATCGCTGGAATCGGGCTTCAGCTCTACGGTGGAGTCTATGATTGACGAGATGATCCAGCAGGTAGGACACCGGGGGCAAAGAAGCGTGAATACCCGGCAGATTACGCTGCTGCCGGGCTCGTTCTTAACCCCGGCCGATGTGATGGAGCTGAAGGAGATCATCTCCTCCTTCGGCTTCGAGGTGATTGTGCTGCCGGATATCTCGACCTCCTTGTCCGGCCATCTGCTTACCGGCTTCTCGCCGCTGACGCGCGGCGGGGTTCCGCTGGACTCTATGCTCCAGAGCCTGCAGTCCGGGCTGACGATTGCCGTGGGCGGCAGCATGGAGCGTCCGGCCAGACGGCTGCACAATGCCATAGGCACCCCGTATAAGGTATTCGAGGGGGCGATGGGGCTTAAAGCAACCGATGAACTGCTGCATTTCCTGCATCAGATCAGCGGGGAGCCGGTGCCGCTGCGGTATTGCTGGCAGCGGGAGAATCTGCTCGACAGCATGCTGGACGCGCATTTTCAATTTGCCGGAATGTCGGTTGTTGCCGCACTGGAACCGGATCATCTGCATTCGGTCTCGGGATGGCTGGAGGAGCTGGGCGTAGAGCAGAGGGCGCTGATCACTTCGTTCGAGACCCCGCTCATTGCGGGAATGGAGCGCGAGGTGTGGGTGGGTGATTTGGATGATGCCGAGGTGCTGGGCAAGGGGGCGGATCTCTGGATCAGCAATTCCCACGGGATTGCCGGGGCACAGCGGACGGGTGCCGCTTTCATGCCGGCCGGGTTCCCGGTCTGGAATGAGCTTGGCGCTTACATGTCCGTCTCGGCCGGGTACCGGGGAGCCATGGAATGGAGTAATAAAGCAGGGAATCTGTTAATGCAAAGGGAGGCAGGCAGCCGTGAAAGTAGCGTTCGCCACAGATGA
- the nifE gene encoding nitrogenase iron-molybdenum cofactor biosynthesis protein NifE — translation MDPLRQDEFDSQACGSIAPKAKPCPRPKPGEAAGGCSFDGAQITLLPIMDAAHLVHGPIACAGNSWESRGTLSSGPSLSQYGFATDLTDSDIIFGGEKKLKDSIDYIAGRFAPPAIFVYSTCVTALIGEDMDAVCKEAADRLGIPVIPVNSPGFVGSKNLGNRLAGDALLQYVIGTGEPEPETDLGVNLIGEYNIAGEMWDIEKLMNSAGIAVTSRITGDARYKEITWAHRARVNMVVCSRALLGLAKEMESRYGIPYFEGSFYGAKETTYSLRQMAYLMNDREMERRVDRLTEREEARLSQELRPYRKLLRGKRAVLYTGGVKSWSVISALKELGVQVVGVGTNKSTEDDVRRIADRVGDDTEYIPEGGASRIIKTVRERKADIMIAGGRNMYVAMKEQIPFIDINQERHKAYAGYEGLLRLAKELTYSLANPIWKLAASPAPWDKEAPPYDR, via the coding sequence ATGGACCCTTTACGGCAAGATGAATTTGATTCCCAGGCTTGCGGGAGCATAGCGCCTAAGGCGAAGCCCTGTCCAAGGCCCAAGCCGGGCGAAGCTGCTGGAGGCTGCTCCTTCGACGGAGCCCAGATCACGCTGCTGCCGATTATGGATGCTGCGCATCTGGTTCATGGACCGATTGCCTGCGCCGGAAACAGCTGGGAGAGCAGAGGCACGTTATCCAGCGGCCCCTCCCTGTCCCAATACGGCTTCGCTACGGATCTTACGGATTCTGATATTATTTTTGGCGGCGAGAAGAAATTGAAGGACAGCATTGATTATATTGCCGGGCGCTTTGCGCCTCCGGCAATATTTGTATATTCAACCTGCGTGACCGCGCTAATCGGCGAAGATATGGATGCGGTCTGCAAGGAGGCGGCGGACCGGCTCGGGATTCCTGTGATCCCGGTGAACAGCCCCGGCTTCGTCGGGAGCAAGAATCTCGGGAACCGGCTGGCGGGGGATGCGCTGCTGCAGTATGTCATCGGGACGGGAGAGCCGGAGCCGGAGACGGATCTCGGGGTTAATCTGATCGGGGAGTACAATATTGCCGGTGAGATGTGGGATATTGAGAAGCTGATGAACAGCGCCGGGATCGCCGTAACCTCACGGATTACGGGGGATGCCCGCTATAAGGAGATTACGTGGGCGCACCGGGCGAGAGTGAATATGGTGGTCTGCAGCCGGGCGCTGCTCGGCCTTGCCAAGGAGATGGAGTCAAGATACGGCATCCCGTATTTCGAAGGCTCGTTCTATGGTGCGAAGGAGACGACCTACTCACTGCGCCAGATGGCCTATCTGATGAATGACCGGGAGATGGAGCGGCGTGTGGACCGGCTCACCGAGCGGGAGGAAGCCAGGTTAAGCCAGGAGCTGCGGCCTTACCGCAAGCTGCTGAGGGGGAAACGGGCTGTACTCTATACGGGCGGGGTCAAAAGCTGGTCCGTCATCTCGGCCCTGAAGGAGCTGGGCGTTCAGGTCGTCGGGGTAGGCACGAACAAAAGCACGGAGGATGATGTGCGGCGGATTGCCGACCGCGTGGGCGATGATACGGAATACATTCCCGAGGGCGGGGCCAGCCGGATTATCAAGACGGTAAGAGAGCGCAAGGCGGATATTATGATTGCCGGCGGCCGCAATATGTATGTGGCGATGAAAGAGCAGATTCCCTTCATTGATATTAATCAGGAGCGCCACAAAGCGTATGCCGGATATGAAGGGCTGCTGCGGCTGGCCAAAGAGCTGACCTATTCACTTGCGAACCCGATCTGGAAGCTGGCGGCAAGCCCAGCTCCCTGGGATAAGGAGGCGCCGCCCTATGACCGTTAA
- the nifK gene encoding nitrogenase molybdenum-iron protein subunit beta, with the protein MSRDELNIKDNTSLFKEERYVQQRENKKQFEAPCSEQETAEALAYSKSAEYMEKNFSRQNVVINPHKACQPLGSVMAALGFEKTLPFVHGSQGCNAYFRSHLSRHFKEPTPSVSTSMTEDAAVFGGMNNLIDGLENSVALYKPEMVAICTTCMAEVIGDDLNSFIGNARIKGVISEEYPVAYCNTPSFVGSHITGYDAMIKGILSYLYTRSGIESKPGSGEESGEKLNVMLGFEPYTGNFAELRKILGAFDTKYTILGDHSGNYDSPATGEYEYYYGGTKLADVPQAANALATLSLQKYTLKKTQEYISGTWNQKLAALSTPLGIKGTDTLLATISELTGLPVPAMLTEERGRVVDALMDSHPYLHGKRVALVGDPDLLIGLIGFCLETGMEPVHIICSNGDVDFNEVKFKDEAEALLAASPYGTEATVHVGKDLWHMRSLLLNDKVDLAIGSSHLKFAAKDAEVPLVRVGFPIFDRHHMHRYPIIGYQGTLNLLSLIVNTILQQLDDHNSGFNFELVR; encoded by the coding sequence ATGAGCAGGGATGAACTGAACATTAAAGATAATACCAGCTTGTTCAAAGAAGAACGTTATGTGCAGCAGCGGGAGAACAAGAAGCAGTTCGAAGCGCCCTGCAGCGAGCAGGAGACCGCCGAAGCACTCGCTTATTCCAAGTCTGCCGAATATATGGAGAAGAATTTCAGCCGCCAGAATGTGGTGATCAATCCGCATAAAGCCTGCCAGCCGCTGGGTTCGGTCATGGCCGCACTCGGGTTCGAGAAGACGCTGCCGTTTGTACACGGGTCGCAGGGCTGCAACGCCTACTTCCGCAGCCATCTCAGCCGCCACTTCAAGGAGCCTACGCCGTCCGTGTCCACGTCCATGACAGAGGATGCAGCCGTATTCGGCGGGATGAATAATCTGATTGACGGTCTGGAGAACAGTGTCGCCTTATACAAACCGGAGATGGTTGCGATCTGTACCACCTGTATGGCTGAGGTCATCGGGGATGACCTGAACTCTTTTATCGGCAATGCCCGGATTAAAGGGGTGATCAGTGAGGAATATCCGGTAGCCTACTGCAACACCCCGAGCTTCGTCGGCTCACATATCACTGGCTACGATGCCATGATCAAGGGTATCCTGAGCTACCTCTACACCCGTTCGGGTATAGAGAGCAAGCCGGGAAGCGGCGAGGAGAGCGGAGAGAAGCTGAATGTGATGCTGGGCTTTGAGCCGTACACCGGCAACTTCGCAGAGCTGCGCAAGATTCTGGGAGCCTTCGATACCAAGTACACCATACTTGGAGACCATAGCGGGAACTACGATTCACCGGCAACCGGAGAGTATGAATACTACTACGGCGGCACGAAGCTGGCGGATGTTCCGCAGGCAGCCAATGCGCTTGCAACCCTGTCCCTGCAAAAGTATACGCTGAAGAAGACCCAGGAATATATCAGCGGTACCTGGAACCAGAAGCTGGCAGCGTTATCCACGCCGCTGGGCATTAAGGGCACAGATACCCTGCTGGCTACGATCAGTGAGCTGACCGGCCTCCCGGTTCCAGCAATGCTCACGGAAGAACGCGGCCGTGTCGTGGATGCACTGATGGACAGTCACCCTTACCTGCATGGCAAGCGGGTAGCGCTGGTAGGCGACCCCGATCTGCTTATTGGCCTGATCGGATTCTGCCTGGAGACCGGGATGGAGCCGGTGCATATTATCTGCTCGAATGGTGATGTGGACTTCAATGAAGTGAAGTTCAAGGATGAGGCCGAAGCGCTGCTGGCAGCAAGTCCGTATGGCACCGAAGCTACTGTGCATGTCGGCAAAGACCTGTGGCATATGCGCTCGCTGCTGCTGAATGACAAGGTGGATCTGGCGATTGGCAGCTCCCATCTGAAATTTGCCGCCAAGGATGCGGAGGTGCCGCTAGTGCGGGTCGGCTTCCCGATCTTCGACCGCCATCACATGCACCGTTATCCGATTATCGGATATCAGGGAACACTCAATCTGCTCAGCCTGATCGTGAACACGATTCTGCAGCAGCTTGATGATCATAACTCCGGCTTTAATTTTGAGCTGGTGCGCTAG
- the nifD gene encoding nitrogenase molybdenum-iron protein alpha chain, with product MGLSIEENQKLVEEILEAYPKKARKDREKHFQVADEKAIDCSTCAVKSNIKSRPGVMTPRGCAYAGSKGVVWGPIKDMVHISHGPVGCGQYSWGSRRNFANGTLGIDNFTAMQITSDFQETDIVFGGDKKLAVIMREITEMFPLAKGISVQSECPVGLIGDDIEAVSKKMSKELAMPIVPVRCEGFRGVSQSLGHHIANDAIRDFVMGRAELAETGPYDVNIIGDYNIGGDAWASRILLEEMGLRVIAQWSGDGSLNELEVAHKAKLNLIHCHRSMNYMVDHMEKAYGIPWLEYNFFGPTKTYESLRAIAALFDATIQENCEQMIARYKPVMDAVIRKYRPRLENKTVMLMIGGLRSRHTIGAYEDLGMDIVASGYEFAHKDDYEKMLPMLAEGTIVMDDPTAYELEEITKKMNIDLVGSGVKEKYVYHKMGVPFRQMHSWDYSGPYHGFDGFKVFAKDMDMTVNSPIWDLVSRRGTMEPKEAGV from the coding sequence ATGGGACTGAGTATTGAAGAGAATCAGAAGCTGGTTGAGGAGATTCTGGAAGCCTATCCCAAAAAGGCGCGGAAGGACCGCGAGAAGCATTTTCAGGTGGCGGATGAAAAGGCCATTGATTGCAGCACCTGTGCGGTGAAGTCCAATATCAAATCCCGTCCGGGTGTCATGACCCCGCGCGGCTGCGCCTATGCCGGCTCCAAAGGGGTGGTCTGGGGCCCAATCAAGGATATGGTCCATATCAGTCACGGGCCGGTGGGCTGCGGACAGTATAGCTGGGGCTCACGCCGTAATTTTGCGAATGGGACGCTTGGCATCGATAACTTTACGGCGATGCAGATTACCAGTGATTTTCAGGAGACGGATATCGTGTTCGGCGGGGATAAGAAGCTGGCCGTCATTATGCGTGAGATTACCGAGATGTTCCCGCTGGCAAAGGGGATCTCTGTCCAGTCGGAATGTCCGGTCGGCCTGATCGGCGATGATATCGAAGCGGTGTCGAAGAAGATGTCCAAGGAGCTTGCGATGCCGATTGTTCCGGTACGCTGCGAAGGCTTCCGCGGGGTCAGCCAGTCGCTGGGCCATCATATAGCGAACGATGCGATCCGTGACTTCGTGATGGGCCGTGCCGAGCTGGCGGAGACTGGTCCTTACGATGTGAATATCATCGGCGACTATAACATTGGCGGCGACGCCTGGGCCTCCCGCATTCTGCTGGAAGAGATGGGCCTGCGCGTTATTGCCCAGTGGTCCGGTGACGGCTCTCTGAACGAACTGGAGGTAGCCCACAAAGCGAAGCTGAACCTGATCCACTGCCACCGCTCCATGAACTATATGGTGGACCATATGGAGAAGGCCTACGGCATCCCATGGCTGGAATATAATTTCTTCGGGCCTACGAAGACATATGAGAGCCTGCGGGCGATTGCAGCACTTTTCGATGCTACGATTCAGGAGAATTGCGAGCAGATGATCGCCAGATACAAGCCGGTTATGGATGCAGTGATCCGCAAATACAGACCGCGTCTGGAAAATAAGACAGTCATGCTGATGATCGGGGGCCTGCGTTCCCGCCATACCATCGGAGCTTATGAAGATCTGGGGATGGATATCGTAGCCTCCGGTTATGAATTCGCCCACAAGGATGACTATGAGAAGATGCTCCCGATGCTTGCGGAAGGAACCATCGTCATGGATGATCCTACAGCTTACGAGCTGGAAGAAATTACGAAGAAGATGAACATTGATCTGGTAGGCTCAGGCGTGAAGGAGAAATATGTCTATCACAAAATGGGTGTGCCGTTCCGTCAGATGCATTCCTGGGATTATAGCGGCCCGTATCACGGCTTCGACGGCTTTAAGGTGTTTGCGAAGGATATGGATATGACTGTGAACAGCCCGATATGGGATCTGGTAAGCAGACGAGGAACAATGGAGCCGAAGGAGGCGGGCGTATGA
- the nifH gene encoding nitrogenase iron protein, translating into MRQIAFYGKGGIGKSTTSQNTLAQLATKFEQRVMIVGCDPKADSTRLILNTKAQNSVLELAAELGSVEDLELEDVLQTGFGDIINVECGGPEPGVGCAGRGIITAINFLEQEGAYQDLDFVSYDVLGDVVCGGFAMPIREGKAQEIYIVCSGEMMAMYAANNIARGILKYATSGGVRLGGLICNSRNTDREDELIMELARRLNTQMIHFVPRDNIVQHAELRRMTVAQYNPEHQQAKEYEILAEKILNNKMLTIPTPISMEELEELLMEFGIIEDEEAAIKKLQASGQ; encoded by the coding sequence ATGAGACAAATAGCTTTCTACGGTAAAGGCGGTATCGGTAAATCGACAACTTCACAAAACACCCTGGCTCAGCTGGCCACCAAATTCGAACAAAGAGTCATGATCGTAGGCTGTGACCCGAAGGCAGATTCCACCCGTCTGATCCTGAATACCAAAGCCCAGAACTCCGTGCTGGAACTGGCGGCTGAGCTTGGCTCCGTAGAGGACCTGGAGCTTGAAGATGTGCTGCAGACAGGCTTCGGCGACATTATCAACGTAGAGTGCGGCGGACCGGAACCGGGGGTAGGCTGCGCAGGACGCGGGATTATCACTGCGATTAACTTCCTGGAGCAGGAGGGCGCCTATCAGGATCTGGATTTCGTCTCCTATGACGTACTGGGTGACGTGGTATGCGGCGGATTCGCCATGCCGATCCGTGAGGGCAAGGCCCAGGAGATCTATATCGTCTGCTCCGGCGAGATGATGGCGATGTACGCAGCGAATAATATCGCCCGCGGTATCCTGAAATATGCGACCAGCGGCGGTGTGAGACTCGGAGGCCTGATCTGTAACAGCCGGAATACAGACCGTGAGGATGAGCTGATTATGGAGCTGGCCCGCCGTCTGAACACACAGATGATTCACTTTGTTCCCCGCGACAACATCGTTCAGCATGCCGAGCTGCGCAGAATGACCGTAGCCCAATATAACCCTGAACACCAGCAGGCCAAAGAATATGAAATACTGGCCGAGAAAATCCTCAATAACAAAATGCTGACCATCCCTACCCCGATCTCGATGGAAGAGCTGGAAGAGCTGCTGATGGAATTCGGCATCATTGAAGATGAAGAAGCTGCGATCAAGAAGCTGCAGGCTTCCGGGCAATAA
- the nifB gene encoding nitrogenase cofactor biosynthesis protein NifB, translated as MMQPSCLSSEAEEEISRHPCYSEEAHRFYARMHIPVAPACNIQCNYCNRKFDCVNESRPGVVSEVLTPEQAERKVRGVAAQLMQLSVVGVAGPGDPLANPEQTFDTFARVRKHVPDVSLCLSTNGLTLYRHVDEIMELGIRHVTITINAIDPDVGQAIYPWVFDEGVRYEGREAAELLISRQLLGLEMLAKLGILVKVNSIMIPGVNDHHLTAVSARVKELGATLHNVTPLIIAPGSQYEADGRKAPRPKELLNLQEQLGRGGMKVMRHCRQCRADAIGLLGQDRNPDFPLEAMEAEPVINEEARAMFQSELDTKIRERVLAKQARRIQAGGPKTRVAVATRGGDKVNQHFGHATEFLVYDTDGTDVQLLGVRKIQAYCHGKADCNGDKAATLQEIISILSDCRILLCSGIGEAPRASLNKIGVLPLVRKGGIQEAILESVKYSSYFENINISKG; from the coding sequence ATGATGCAGCCGTCATGTCTATCAAGTGAAGCGGAGGAGGAGATTAGCCGCCACCCTTGCTACAGCGAGGAGGCTCACCGGTTTTATGCCCGGATGCACATCCCGGTTGCTCCCGCCTGTAACATCCAGTGCAATTACTGTAACCGCAAGTTCGACTGTGTGAATGAGAGCAGGCCGGGCGTGGTTAGTGAGGTGCTTACTCCGGAGCAGGCGGAACGCAAGGTACGGGGAGTTGCGGCCCAACTGATGCAGCTCTCGGTAGTGGGTGTAGCCGGACCGGGAGATCCGTTGGCGAACCCGGAGCAGACCTTCGATACCTTCGCCCGGGTCAGGAAGCATGTGCCTGATGTCTCCCTCTGTCTCAGCACTAACGGACTCACGCTGTACCGGCATGTGGATGAGATTATGGAGCTGGGCATCCGCCATGTCACGATCACCATCAATGCCATCGACCCTGATGTCGGCCAGGCGATTTATCCCTGGGTGTTCGATGAAGGGGTCCGGTACGAAGGCAGAGAGGCAGCCGAGCTGCTGATCAGCCGTCAATTACTGGGACTTGAAATGCTGGCGAAGCTGGGGATTCTGGTTAAAGTGAATTCCATTATGATTCCGGGGGTTAACGATCATCATCTGACTGCAGTGTCAGCGCGGGTAAAAGAGCTCGGGGCTACGCTACACAATGTAACACCTCTTATTATCGCACCAGGCAGCCAGTATGAAGCGGATGGCCGCAAGGCGCCCCGTCCCAAAGAATTGCTTAATTTGCAGGAGCAGCTGGGCCGCGGGGGGATGAAGGTTATGCGTCACTGCCGGCAATGCCGGGCCGATGCGATCGGGCTGCTGGGCCAGGACCGCAATCCCGATTTCCCGCTCGAAGCGATGGAGGCTGAACCGGTCATTAATGAAGAAGCCCGGGCGATGTTTCAGAGTGAGCTGGACACCAAGATCCGCGAGCGAGTCTTAGCCAAACAGGCAAGACGCATTCAGGCCGGAGGGCCGAAGACACGGGTCGCGGTTGCCACCAGAGGCGGCGACAAGGTGAATCAGCATTTCGGTCATGCCACTGAGTTCCTGGTCTACGACACCGACGGAACGGATGTACAGCTTCTGGGTGTCCGCAAGATCCAAGCCTATTGCCATGGCAAGGCCGATTGTAACGGTGACAAAGCAGCTACACTGCAAGAAATTATATCGATTCTAAGTGACTGCCGCATTCTTCTCTGCTCCGGCATCGGAGAGGCCCCAAGGGCCAGCCTGAACAAAATCGGTGTCCTGCCTCTTGTCCGCAAAGGCGGCATTCAGGAAGCCATTCTCGAAAGCGTGAAGTACAGCTCTTATTTTGAAAATATAAACATTTCGAAGGGATGA
- a CDS encoding TerC family protein: MDWGLLLEYGWVLLVLVALEGLLAADNALVLAIMVKHLPDEERKKALFYGLAGAFVFRFGSLFVISYLVDIWQVQAIGALYLLFIAGNHIFRKVLFAKPVTEDAAESGSPGAVNKKKASFWFTVLKVEVADIAFAVDSILAAVALAVALPASGIGHIGGLDGGQFLVIFAGGFIGLVIMRFAASFFVKLLHTRPGLEVAAFFIVGWVGVKLAVITLAHPALGVLSEDFAHSTWWKLTFYVVLIIIAATGWFLSSVKTEENVGENPVKEVDKQLGK, translated from the coding sequence ATGGATTGGGGATTATTATTAGAATACGGATGGGTATTGCTCGTTCTCGTAGCACTGGAAGGGCTGCTTGCCGCAGATAACGCACTTGTACTGGCAATCATGGTCAAACATCTTCCTGATGAGGAACGTAAGAAGGCGCTGTTTTACGGATTGGCCGGGGCCTTTGTGTTCCGGTTCGGATCGCTGTTCGTCATCTCCTATCTGGTGGATATTTGGCAGGTACAAGCCATCGGAGCGCTCTATCTATTATTTATCGCGGGGAATCACATCTTCCGAAAAGTGTTATTCGCTAAGCCGGTCACGGAAGACGCCGCTGAAAGCGGAAGCCCTGGAGCTGTGAATAAGAAGAAAGCCAGCTTCTGGTTCACTGTACTTAAGGTCGAAGTAGCAGATATTGCCTTTGCCGTAGACTCCATCCTCGCAGCCGTAGCCCTGGCCGTTGCGCTTCCGGCAAGTGGTATCGGTCACATCGGTGGCCTCGACGGCGGACAGTTCCTTGTAATCTTCGCAGGCGGCTTCATCGGTCTCGTCATTATGCGGTTCGCTGCCTCCTTCTTCGTTAAGCTGCTTCACACCCGTCCGGGTCTTGAGGTTGCTGCCTTCTTCATCGTCGGCTGGGTAGGGGTTAAGCTCGCTGTCATCACCTTGGCCCACCCTGCTCTGGGTGTATTGTCCGAAGACTTCGCACACAGCACCTGGTGGAAACTGACCTTCTATGTAGTTCTGATCATCATTGCGGCTACAGGCTGGTTCTTGAGCAGTGTCAAGACCGAAGAGAATGTCGGCGAGAATCCGGTCAAGGAAGTCGACAAGCAGCTCGGTAAATAA